A segment of the Chaetodon trifascialis isolate fChaTrf1 chromosome 2, fChaTrf1.hap1, whole genome shotgun sequence genome:
GGTGGATCCACACTTCAACAGAGCTCCACATAGACAGTAAGCACTTCAGTAAGACTCAGACTTTGTAAAAATTATGTGACATTTGGTCAAATTCAAACTTCTAAATTAAGTGGCAGGACCAGCAGAGTCATCCAAAAGAGACGTGCATAGTGGATCTAAAGTTTAGTTTAAAGTGTCACTGGGTAAAAATTCCATAATGACTAAATGAGAGAAAACTAGACTTCTGCACCTGCTCtcggctgttttcagcttttagGAAATCTAGCCTGTGATGGGAGACTTTGGCTGATCACAGGTCATTTCAGAGAGAGTGTTCCTATTGGTTGTTTTATTAGCAGTGTTGAGGCTATTAACACCAGACTCCAGGAAGTACGAGAAGATATTTATGTACTTGCATATATTTGTTGATGTTAAGTGATGCCTATGTTGGTTCCTACTCGAAGCAACAAAAATGGTTTGTCTAACGTGATGCAACTCTGCAGCAACTTAACAAAATCTAACACTGTGAAAGTGACGTTAACTGGAAAGGTGTTAATCATTACACTATGCTCACTTCTTTATTAACTGGatagcaaacaacaaacactgttgtcagcagtgttttcaaTTTCCTCAACCAGTTTACTGATTGAACATGACTTGTTTATTTAgaatctcaaacacacacctcaatAATCAAGCATGACAAAATGTACACACATCAGTGCATCTTCCATATTAAGTACAttcaataataattatataatgCTCACATGAAAGAAGAGAATGCATTTGACATTTCTACGTGGTAATATGTCTCTGAACCTTGGGTGCATATTACTCataaatacagcaaacaaagTCAATGAAAGGCCATAAAGTCTGTGTTGGCTATAACGTCATGACCACGAAAGCCGTTTCCCTGCTATCAGCTGTGTCAGAGGCATAAAACTGTATCTTCCACTGAGAGGAATAAATGagggaaaataagaataaataaatactgtgacTGAGGTATtacaacacaaaacattcatttaaaaaaatagatgattgtgtgttttattgtttgctaCTTTCAGACAGGACGAAGATTTAAATTTGGCAGTATGAAACAGTGTCCTCTGCTCTTTGCTTAGACATGGCTGGCAGGATGAGCTCACATGAGGTACCAGGCAACGAAACCAGCGAGGGTGGCCACCCAGGCAGCCAGAGCCACCTGACAGGTTGGATGTCTGAGAAGCATCATGGCAAACTGGCATGTGTGGCTGAGATTTCCACTGGCAGCtgtagagaggaggaggaggaggatggagagcagACAAAAtgagtaatagtaataataaaggAATGACGTGAGGGAAAGCAGGAGGACTATCATCATAAACGTATAGTGTTAACTACCAAAGTGATATTTGTTTAGAAGACATTGATAATATAAATACTTTGTAGGGCTGTGTGCTTCATTCAGACCTCAaccaattaaaataataaataaattattacCCATTTTCGCTGCATAGTAGGGGCACTTGTTGATATCACCTCCCTCCATGATCTCTGCATGACTGTGTCCAAAACCTGCATCTTGGACTTCTTCTTTGACAGTCTTCCCAATCTCTTCAAGCTCTGTGAATACCTGTGTTCATAATTAAAGTAGATTTTTgtcatatgtttgtgtttgtctgtcgcTGTGATTTTTGTGGACATGTCTCATCGGGTCTCTCAACCtatcctctctgctctgctccctcaCCATCATGTTAAAGCCAAAGGCCCGGTTGGACTCGTCCACAATCCTCTCTTTGGTCTCAGTGTCCAGCTCCAGCTCGTTCATCCTGCTTCGGTAAAGCTGCTTGAAGCCCTTGTGACTGTGGATACCCTCAAACTGGTAGAAGTTGAGACCCTCGCCTGTCGAGGGGAGCTTCAGTGCCCTCTGGGCCACTTTCTTGAGGATCTGTCCGCCTGAGAGGTCACCCATGTAGCGGGTGTAAGAGTGGGCCACCAGCAGCACCGGGTCCTGCTCTCCCACCTTGTGGATGCGGTCCACATAAGGCTTGGTCCCTGCAGAGAGGCTGACCTGTGAGAGAAGAATTTCATGCACCAGGTGATGAACAGTCCAGAAAAGGACTGCAGTGTCTGAGGCTTTATGTCCAAACATGTGAGCTGACCTGGCTCTCCCAGTCCTCTCCATACAAGTACTCGAGGTCCCGGGCGAGGGCCTCACGCCGGTGCAGCTCTGTGGGGAAATAGATTGGGGCGATGTCAGGATGGTCTCTGTTTTTCTCGATTTCCTCCTCCATGGCCGAGTAGACGAAGTATAGAGCTGCTGTACCCCTCtggcaacacagacagacagagagagagagagagagagagagagagagagagagagagggagagagagagaaaaagtgggAGAGAGACATAAATTAAAAGATAACTGACAAAAAGTTTCTGGCTTTTGACTAAAACTGGTGATTTGTGTCTTTAATGTTTAAATTGTCAGAGTTTAACCAttgagattttttaaaatttcttaAAATGAAATTAGAGGTGGGGAACTGTGATAGAGACTGAAAGGGCAGAGGTGGTCAGAGAGGTTACGTTCAAGAGCAAACCGCTGATAAAAAACTGATAAACTTACAGCAgatgttgcatttgtttattAAATAATTTGTTAAATATAGTTACTGGTATTTTTGCAACATCATCAGATGTTGGACTTATTATGAGCAACAAAAGTGCAAGAAGCTTTGAGAGATGACCTTGAACAGCTCTTTCTTGATGCGACCTCTGAGGAAATCTTTAACAAACTGGCAGTTCTCTGCTCTGTCGTGGGACTCCTTGGTCCCCTCGGCCAACATCTCAGACAGGTCGGTTGGGCTTGGtggaacagagagggagacatgaaTGCTTGAGCCATTTGGCTGTTGTGTAAATAATTCCTACAGTGTGACAGTGCCACAACAAACCACTGATTGTGGAGTTCTTCCTTCATACCTAAgaacttcatcatcatcatccacaaCAATCCTTGCCCCTCCGTTCTTCACACCATTGGATTTGGGCTCAGATGTCACCTTGGTTTCCAtcttgctgtctgtctcacagtATTTTCAACTTAAGAAAGCAGATAAAAATACACTGATCAAATGTGATACATTTATGATGACAAGATATGAGACTGACATGAGACACCATGACCTGTATAGAGAGATTCTTGCATATTTATGTGACAGTGATGTGTGCCACTTCAAAATCGGAAGAGAAAAGCTAATAATAAACCATCAGGATTAAGAATGTTAAGGTATGTGCTTTATTGTTGTAACTGAAAGATAACTGCTGACGATAACTCACTTGTATTTCATAACACAAGTCAATTTTCTGTAAAGTGCCTCTTAGAAATCCACTGTTCCCGAAGCACTTTTAAATTTaggacttttattgtgaaaccaCAGGAGTTAGTCACAACTTCCGTTACCCGGCTGATAAAACATCAcggtgatttatttttttccacgtAATTCTACAGAATTACTGCCTTGATGCCTAAAATATTCTCTTAATAATATTAGCATGTATTAGTCTTTTATGTCATTATATAGCAAGATAATGAAAGGAAATAGATGACATTAAGGTGGACAGTTACAAAACTGACACTGCACGGCTTCGGTATTATGCAAGTCGTCCCAAACACAGTTACGTCCACCATTTAGACTTAAATAATATTATAAACACCAAGACATACTAAGTGCCATTACCGTATTCTCAGAAATCAGAATGAAAAACTAGTTTACCTTATCAAAACACCGACTTCGCAGCCTTTCACAACAGACAGTGGCTCACAATGTACAACGGTAGCGGTTCTTGTGACAgcaagccaatcagagagctttCTCTAGAGAGGTGGGATGGTGATTGGTTAAAGCCTCAAATTTTACACCAACCATATTCCTCATCAGAGAAAAGAGGCGGGCCTCGTCGACGCATGCGTTTGATATGTGTTGTGTTAAAATAGAACAGAGTATTGTGGGAGATGAAATTTGAGTACAATTTGTCAAGCAGAATGCAAAACACATATTTCGAAGGTGAAAGTTTAAAGAAAATACACtatttattaataaaaacacTTGATTTGTGTGCAAAATATGACCAATGGGTCACTTTATACTGCACGTATACATCCTGGTTCCTCTTCATCTTATTCAACTTAATAGTTCAAGTAAATCCTTTCTGTCTGAAGTCGTGTTCACTGAATAAACTGCcgctttattttttaatgaacacTAACCTGCAGACAGAGTCGCCCTTCATGACTGCATTCACTGACCTGCGTGGAGCTCAATTTTACGCGCTCATGGTCACGCTCTGTATTGTAGTATGTTGTTTATACCGCCAGGTGTCAGTAGACTCCATGTAATTTAGCTCATAAATGTATCAAATGATCAGACAATTTTATTCAGCAACGGAGTGTGAGTAACTCAGGTCAgcaatggagaaaaaaagaacaatatgTGGTTCTCCAGGGAGTACTCAGTGGACTGGGTATTATTTTCCAGTAAGTAACTGCTGTCTTGCTCCCTTTGGCTCATATATGAATCTTATGTGCTGTAACAATATTTAACCTCACCAATCTCTGCAGCAACTACCCCCATCTATAAGTGTTAACCCTCATGTTCTTATGCTTCTCTAAGTTATACCgcattctttgtttttcatttcttcttccgTATGATGACACGGATGCAAAGACATAAACACGTGACTTGCTCTGGCACCAGCTGACAATGCACGGTAACTGTGTGGTTTATATTTTGTATAGTTTGTCCTCCATTTACACAGTCATGCTCACTGTCAACAAGGCTGTGTTCTGTTAATCTATACATCTACTCAGGCTGAAATGTCCAGCATATACGGATTGAACTGGATGTTATTGTGTGGTTGCAGTCACACCCTAGATAAAGAACACCCTCAGTTCACCTATGGGCTACCAAAAGTACACTTGAGAACATGAACAAAGGAACAAAGGTCCTGGATTGCAGTTTTTTCCTCTGCAAAACCTCCGTGTATTGAAAGGGATTCTGGCAGCCCAGAGGGCTTCTTTCATGTCTTGAAGGGCCCTGGAGAGCGCTGCTCGACTGTAGGAAAACCCCACTTCTGCTTGCTGCTGTCCTGCTCTGAAACGTCCCACTGTGGACCcacctctgtttgtttttgtcattgttaatAACTGAGACGAGCTTCCTATgatcaacaatattgcattgaCCTCGACTCCAATGCTGCCCGAGTGATTTTGCTTTTATATTCAATACAATTTCCTGTGTTTATTAAGATTttggctgcttttctctgacTCATTAGTCATTGACAATATGTAGGAAGGTGCAGGCAATTGGTGTGTAATACTCCTAAGTATGCCtgactgcatttgttttcccAAAGAGGCATATATCACAATGCAGCCTGGATACCAAGATGTTTATATCCCTCCCTGTAAGTGCTAAACTAAGGCCATTATTCCCTGGGGCTCACATGACGCTGCTATGATCAAATGTTCAGCCATGCCAGATCCTGATAATCACTCATC
Coding sequences within it:
- the hmox2a gene encoding heme oxygenase 2a — translated: METKVTSEPKSNGVKNGGARIVVDDDDEVLSPTDLSEMLAEGTKESHDRAENCQFVKDFLRGRIKKELFKRGTAALYFVYSAMEEEIEKNRDHPDIAPIYFPTELHRREALARDLEYLYGEDWESQVSLSAGTKPYVDRIHKVGEQDPVLLVAHSYTRYMGDLSGGQILKKVAQRALKLPSTGEGLNFYQFEGIHSHKGFKQLYRSRMNELELDTETKERIVDESNRAFGFNMMVFTELEEIGKTVKEEVQDAGFGHSHAEIMEGGDINKCPYYAAKMAASGNLSHTCQFAMMLLRHPTCQVALAAWVATLAGFVAWYLM